A single region of the Bacillus cereus genome encodes:
- a CDS encoding DUF402 domain-containing protein: MNKLRTPKSEIIERKIRYDSTIIDHNCLILEKKSQSIMLFHEVQYSFTMNTNDSSLTIPKGSYTIAYYWENRPYNLYIWRDKNGMYLGSYFNIVKNTHITDELVSFEDLIIDILVLPSGEYYILDEDELPEPLENFEGGYVDEALYVLKEIIQKSLPQMIVETEMVQLK; this comes from the coding sequence ATGAATAAATTACGGACGCCTAAAAGTGAAATTATAGAAAGGAAAATTCGGTATGACTCAACAATAATAGATCACAATTGCTTAATACTTGAAAAGAAATCTCAAAGTATCATGTTATTTCATGAGGTTCAGTATTCATTTACGATGAATACAAATGATTCGAGTTTAACAATCCCAAAAGGAAGTTACACCATTGCATACTACTGGGAAAATCGTCCGTACAATTTATACATATGGAGAGATAAGAACGGAATGTATTTAGGCTCTTATTTTAATATTGTAAAAAATACGCACATAACAGACGAACTAGTGTCATTTGAAGACTTAATTATTGATATTTTGGTACTTCCAAGTGGAGAATACTATATATTAGATGAAGATGAATTACCTGAGCCCTTAGAGAATTTTGAAGGTGGCTATGTGGATGAAGCTCTTTATGTTTTAAAGGAAATAATTCAAAAGTCGCTTCCTCAAATGATTGTAGAGACAGAAATGGTGCAGCTAAAATAA
- a CDS encoding tetratricopeptide repeat protein — protein MEHLLKQAIKLRNEKKYAQSKEILIGLTNFTRDAEVLYQCAWIHDVMGLETEAVPYYEQAIANGLDGESLCGAYIGLGSTYRCIGEYDKAITVLEAGIKKFPENDVMKVFLSLAKYNVNDHESAMKLLLEAVVKVEEVKEFERAILFYKDHLNEVFE, from the coding sequence ATGGAACATTTATTGAAGCAAGCTATTAAACTTAGAAATGAAAAGAAATATGCACAGTCTAAAGAGATACTTATAGGGTTAACAAATTTTACGAGGGATGCAGAAGTACTATATCAATGCGCCTGGATACATGATGTAATGGGTCTTGAAACGGAGGCTGTTCCGTATTATGAACAGGCAATCGCGAACGGACTTGATGGTGAATCCCTTTGCGGTGCGTATATCGGTCTTGGCAGTACGTATCGTTGTATAGGGGAGTATGATAAAGCGATTACTGTATTAGAAGCAGGGATAAAGAAGTTCCCGGAAAATGACGTGATGAAAGTGTTTTTATCACTAGCAAAATACAACGTAAACGATCATGAATCCGCGATGAAATTATTGCTGGAAGCGGTCGTAAAAGTAGAGGAAGTAAAAGAATTTGAACGTGCCATTTTATTTTATAAAGACCATTTAAATGAGGTTTTTGAATAG
- a CDS encoding phosphopantothenoylcysteine decarboxylase, translated as MKGKKVLITSGGCLEKWDQVRGHTNLAKGTIGRIIAEELMTKGANVIYLHGYFAEKPMDVNDQLELHPFEGIIDLQDKMKSIITHEKVDAVIMAAAGSDWVVEKICDQDGNILNMNGKISSDIAPIIHFKKAPKVLKQIKSWDPETILVGFKLESDVNEAELIERASKRMEDAKASIMIANSPHSLYSRGAVHHVIGQEGNVKLCNGKDETAKEIINMLEHLCNRITSM; from the coding sequence ATGAAGGGGAAAAAAGTATTAATTACGAGCGGCGGTTGCCTAGAAAAATGGGATCAAGTACGTGGACATACAAATTTAGCAAAAGGTACAATTGGAAGAATTATTGCAGAAGAGCTAATGACAAAAGGAGCAAATGTAATATATTTGCATGGCTATTTCGCTGAGAAGCCAATGGATGTAAATGACCAATTAGAATTGCACCCATTTGAGGGGATTATTGATTTACAAGATAAGATGAAAAGTATTATTACACATGAAAAAGTTGATGCGGTTATTATGGCTGCTGCTGGCTCAGATTGGGTTGTCGAAAAGATTTGTGATCAAGATGGAAATATTCTTAATATGAACGGAAAGATTTCGAGTGACATCGCTCCAATTATTCATTTTAAAAAAGCACCAAAAGTATTAAAACAAATAAAGAGTTGGGATCCAGAAACGATACTCGTTGGCTTTAAACTGGAAAGTGACGTAAATGAAGCAGAACTTATTGAAAGAGCAAGCAAAAGGATGGAAGATGCGAAAGCAAGTATAATGATAGCGAACTCACCGCATTCTTTATATTCTCGCGGCGCTGTACATCATGTTATCGGACAAGAGGGCAACGTGAAGTTATGTAATGGGAAAGATGAAACTGCAAAAGAAATTATCAATATGTTAGAGCATTTATGTAATCGTATCACTTCTATGTAA
- a CDS encoding aminoglycoside N(3)-acetyltransferase has product MNEIVASTKLPNTIETITNDLKTLGIEKGMTVIVHSSLSSIGWISGGAVAVVEALMKVVTEEGTIIMPTQSSDLSDPKHWSRPPVPEDWWQIIRDNVPAFDPRITPTRAMGKVVECFRTYPNVLRSNHPLSSFAAWGKHAEEIIANHSLSISFGEESPLRKIYDLDGYILLLGVGYDSNTSIHLSEVRTGARELIKVGAPIIEAGVRVWKEFVEMDYDSDTFVEIGIEHERKGTVTRGKIGNATCRFMRQRDAVDFGTEWFRAKNQ; this is encoded by the coding sequence ATGAATGAAATAGTGGCGAGTACAAAACTTCCAAATACAATCGAAACAATTACAAACGATTTAAAAACCTTAGGGATAGAAAAAGGAATGACAGTTATTGTTCATTCATCATTAAGTTCAATCGGTTGGATATCTGGTGGGGCAGTTGCCGTAGTAGAAGCGTTAATGAAAGTTGTTACAGAAGAAGGAACGATAATTATGCCAACCCAATCTTCAGATTTATCCGATCCAAAACATTGGTCAAGACCACCTGTACCAGAAGACTGGTGGCAAATTATCCGGGATAATGTCCCCGCATTTGACCCACGTATAACACCAACAAGGGCAATGGGAAAAGTAGTTGAATGTTTTCGTACATATCCGAATGTATTGCGCAGTAATCATCCGCTAAGTAGTTTTGCAGCATGGGGGAAACATGCTGAGGAAATTATAGCAAATCATTCACTTTCCATAAGTTTTGGGGAAGAATCGCCCTTACGAAAAATATATGATTTAGATGGCTACATATTATTACTTGGTGTCGGATACGACTCCAATACGTCCATACATTTATCTGAGGTACGTACAGGTGCACGCGAGTTAATAAAGGTAGGAGCGCCTATTATAGAAGCAGGTGTAAGAGTATGGAAAGAGTTCGTTGAAATGGATTACGATTCTGACACGTTTGTAGAAATCGGAATTGAACACGAACGGAAAGGAACAGTTACGCGTGGGAAGATAGGGAATGCGACGTGCCGTTTTATGAGACAACGCGATGCAGTTGACTTTGGAACAGAGTGGTTTCGTGCGAAAAATCAGTAA
- a CDS encoding GNAT family N-acetyltransferase: protein MLQRVEHIEIDSIKKVLKHATGPSEASLIKAISMYKNDQAVLYKYGSKGCIGIALIYTNRARMCHIAVDEKYRNQGIALQMIKEIIREYELTYIEAETDTEAVGFYKKCNFKIESLGEKYLGVERFYCYLENE from the coding sequence ATGTTACAACGTGTTGAGCATATAGAAATAGATTCCATTAAAAAAGTATTAAAGCATGCGACCGGTCCAAGTGAAGCAAGCTTAATTAAAGCAATTTCAATGTATAAAAATGATCAGGCAGTGCTATATAAATATGGGAGTAAGGGTTGTATAGGTATAGCGTTAATTTATACAAATAGAGCGAGAATGTGTCACATAGCTGTTGATGAAAAATATCGTAATCAAGGCATTGCACTTCAAATGATTAAAGAAATAATTAGGGAATATGAGTTAACATATATTGAGGCTGAGACAGATACAGAGGCAGTCGGATTTTACAAGAAATGTAACTTTAAGATTGAAAGCTTAGGAGAGAAATACCTGGGAGTAGAGAGGTTTTATTGTTATTTAGAGAATGAATAA
- a CDS encoding multidrug resistance efflux transporter family protein, which translates to MKAIAVGILASFFFAFTFVLNRSMDLGGGSWIWSASLRYYFMVPMLLLIVMYRGNLKQLFQYMKSNPKEWLLWSIVGFGLFYAPLSFAGAYGPGWLVASTWQITIVAGILLTPFFAVDPLHKKLPMKELVMSGIILFGVVLMQVEHASSLGIRETILCVVPVLIAAFAYPLGNRKMMQVCKGELDVFQRVLGMTLASLPVWFLLSGYEVSTSGLPSSSQVFQCFIVAISSGLIATVLFFFATDLVKDDPQKLATVEATQSGEVLFALVGELIWLSAPIPSSLSWIGMSLVIVGMILHSYVAVVVKKEEKITA; encoded by the coding sequence ATGAAAGCTATTGCAGTAGGGATATTGGCATCGTTTTTCTTTGCCTTTACCTTTGTGTTAAACCGATCGATGGACTTAGGGGGCGGGAGTTGGATTTGGAGTGCATCACTACGATATTACTTTATGGTTCCAATGCTATTACTTATTGTTATGTATAGAGGGAACTTAAAACAACTCTTTCAATATATGAAAAGTAATCCGAAAGAATGGCTATTATGGAGTATTGTAGGATTCGGTCTTTTTTATGCACCGCTAAGTTTCGCTGGAGCGTATGGGCCAGGGTGGCTTGTTGCATCAACATGGCAAATAACAATAGTTGCAGGGATTTTGTTAACACCATTTTTTGCGGTAGACCCATTACATAAAAAACTTCCAATGAAGGAATTAGTAATGTCAGGTATTATTTTATTTGGTGTTGTTCTTATGCAAGTAGAACACGCTTCTTCTTTAGGGATTCGTGAAACCATTTTATGTGTAGTTCCTGTACTCATTGCTGCGTTTGCATATCCACTTGGAAATAGAAAAATGATGCAAGTATGTAAGGGCGAATTAGATGTCTTCCAACGAGTTCTCGGTATGACATTAGCAAGTTTACCAGTTTGGTTTTTACTTTCTGGTTATGAAGTATCTACAAGCGGTTTACCGTCAAGTAGTCAAGTTTTTCAATGTTTTATTGTAGCGATTAGTTCAGGTTTAATTGCAACAGTATTATTTTTCTTTGCGACAGATCTTGTAAAAGATGATCCGCAAAAATTAGCAACAGTCGAGGCGACACAGTCTGGTGAAGTTTTATTTGCATTAGTAGGAGAGCTGATCTGGTTATCGGCTCCAATTCCGTCTTCTTTATCGTGGATTGGAATGAGTCTTGTAATTGTCGGAATGATACTTCATAGTTATGTAGCTGTAGTTGTGAAAAAAGAAGAGAAAATAACGGCATAA
- a CDS encoding DinB family protein produces the protein MKDLHLEKDMNPQVAILYATVLDTFKRLQILVEGTEENELSFKGSENNENSIGQLLQHLAVVDLHWVYRLRGEEVPQVLKNKYGPMLNEIGELPSLRKDTLQELMQAYEAVQHIFYAECMKLTENDLTREVSYEKGESATIRWGIWHIADHNRYHQAHINRLRKLYKENQLHII, from the coding sequence ATGAAAGATCTCCATTTAGAAAAAGATATGAACCCGCAAGTAGCGATCTTGTATGCAACAGTTCTTGATACATTTAAACGATTGCAAATTTTAGTAGAAGGTACAGAAGAGAACGAACTATCCTTTAAAGGGTCTGAAAATAATGAAAATAGTATAGGGCAACTACTTCAGCATTTAGCAGTTGTCGATTTACACTGGGTATATCGTTTAAGAGGAGAAGAAGTTCCACAGGTGCTTAAAAATAAATATGGGCCTATGTTGAATGAAATAGGGGAATTGCCAAGTTTAAGAAAAGATACATTGCAAGAATTAATGCAAGCTTATGAAGCTGTGCAACATATATTTTATGCGGAATGTATGAAACTAACAGAAAATGATTTAACCCGGGAAGTGTCCTATGAAAAGGGAGAAAGTGCGACTATAAGATGGGGAATATGGCATATAGCTGATCATAATCGGTACCATCAAGCACATATAAATCGATTGAGAAAATTATACAAAGAAAATCAATTACATATAATCTAA
- a CDS encoding GNAT family N-acetyltransferase, with protein sequence MIRLLTKVDAEQYWELRLQALQVNPEAFITTYEEAIRQENPLDRVASNLTSANSCTFGAFNKENQLIGVVTLLTEEKEAYKHKGHVVAMYVDAQNRRNGLARELIANAIQRARDIKLEQLTLGVVSTNEPAKKLYKSMGFKTYAIEKRAIKMNGVYSDDENMVLFL encoded by the coding sequence ATGATTCGATTACTTACGAAAGTAGATGCGGAGCAATATTGGGAGTTACGCTTACAAGCATTACAAGTAAATCCAGAGGCGTTTATAACAACTTATGAAGAGGCAATCCGCCAGGAAAATCCTCTTGACCGAGTTGCAAGTAATTTAACATCTGCTAATAGTTGTACATTCGGTGCTTTTAATAAAGAAAATCAATTAATTGGAGTTGTCACTTTACTGACTGAAGAGAAAGAGGCATATAAGCATAAAGGTCATGTCGTTGCGATGTATGTAGATGCACAAAACAGGCGGAACGGATTGGCACGTGAGTTAATAGCAAATGCCATTCAAAGAGCGCGAGATATAAAACTAGAGCAATTAACCTTAGGTGTTGTGTCCACAAACGAACCAGCAAAAAAATTGTACAAATCAATGGGATTTAAAACGTATGCAATTGAAAAAAGAGCTATAAAGATGAATGGTGTGTATAGTGATGATGAAAATATGGTATTGTTTCTTTAA
- a CDS encoding GNAT family N-acetyltransferase: MNLPIVQLRELSLDDVEDRYRWSLDTEVTKHLVVPDQYPPFTREDTRRWIETCISRKNGYEQRAILTDKGIHIGWVDIKNFDKTNKNAELGIAIGNKEYWGKGYGMAALYSMLQIGFSAYELEKIWLRVDEDNLQARKSYEKAGFVCEGIMRNDRLRHGKFIHRYRYSMLKEEYQSLFNSL; this comes from the coding sequence ATGAATTTACCAATTGTTCAATTAAGAGAACTATCACTAGATGATGTAGAAGATCGGTACAGGTGGTCATTAGATACAGAAGTAACAAAACATTTAGTTGTACCAGATCAATATCCACCGTTCACTCGTGAAGATACGAGAAGGTGGATTGAAACGTGTATAAGTCGAAAGAATGGATATGAACAACGAGCTATTCTAACTGATAAGGGTATACACATTGGATGGGTAGATATTAAGAATTTCGATAAAACGAATAAAAATGCTGAACTAGGGATTGCCATTGGAAATAAAGAATATTGGGGTAAAGGATATGGAATGGCAGCTCTATACAGTATGTTACAAATTGGCTTTTCTGCATACGAATTAGAAAAAATATGGCTACGAGTAGACGAAGATAATTTACAAGCTAGAAAGAGTTATGAAAAAGCAGGATTTGTTTGTGAAGGAATAATGAGAAATGATAGATTACGTCATGGTAAATTCATTCATCGCTATCGTTATAGTATGTTAAAAGAAGAATATCAATCTTTATTTAATAGTCTATAA
- a CDS encoding nucleotidyltransferase domain-containing protein: MKPIEAAQNIITSKFSKCDVALLGGSVARGEATKTSDLDIVIFDHSLSSCYRESFYSNGWPVEVFVHNFETYKTFFKMDCDRGRPSLPQLVLEGFVLKGKVEIVERLKREANDLLMKGPDKWTEEMMKQKRYFITDALDDLIGATKREEELFIANLLADLVHEYVLRVNGQWLGNSKWFIKVLKRYDEVYAEKFVVVFDHFYKTGEKKDLIAFIEKTLEEYGGRMFEGFSIGK, translated from the coding sequence ATAAAACCAATTGAAGCGGCACAAAACATAATTACATCAAAATTTTCGAAATGTGATGTTGCTTTACTAGGGGGAAGTGTTGCTAGAGGAGAGGCTACGAAAACATCTGACCTTGATATTGTAATATTCGACCACAGTTTGTCATCTTGTTATAGAGAATCTTTCTATAGTAATGGGTGGCCTGTTGAAGTATTTGTACATAATTTTGAAACGTATAAAACCTTTTTTAAAATGGATTGTGACCGCGGGAGACCTTCTTTACCGCAATTAGTATTAGAAGGGTTTGTTTTAAAAGGGAAAGTTGAAATTGTTGAGCGGTTAAAAAGAGAAGCGAATGATCTACTAATGAAGGGACCAGATAAATGGACTGAAGAAATGATGAAGCAGAAGCGCTATTTTATTACGGATGCTTTGGATGACCTGATTGGTGCAACAAAGAGAGAAGAAGAATTGTTTATCGCAAACTTATTAGCTGATTTAGTACATGAATATGTTTTGAGGGTAAATGGACAATGGCTTGGAAATTCAAAATGGTTCATTAAAGTGTTGAAAAGGTACGACGAAGTATATGCGGAGAAATTTGTTGTGGTTTTCGATCACTTTTATAAAACAGGTGAGAAAAAGGATTTAATCGCTTTTATAGAAAAAACGTTAGAAGAGTATGGGGGAAGAATGTTCGAAGGATTTTCTATAGGGAAATGA
- a CDS encoding DNA alkylation repair protein, whose protein sequence is MLLEEVMQQLKEYGTEQTRKTYKNHGAKEPLFGVSFANLKLLKKKIKKDHDLAISLWETKNMDAMTLATMILDPKKLTSEQLNRWVQDVDYYCLMDVFMTAICTSPIAIERMEEWTKSDDEWIGRAGWSLLANIAIKNKTLDNDFFLPYLEVIKVHIHNEKNRKREAMNSALIAIGIRNEALEQQAIEIAREIGKVEVDHGATSCKTPDAEPYIKKARERAEKRKVK, encoded by the coding sequence ATGTTACTTGAAGAAGTAATGCAGCAACTAAAAGAGTATGGGACAGAACAAACTCGTAAGACGTATAAAAACCATGGGGCGAAAGAGCCGTTATTTGGAGTTAGTTTTGCGAATTTAAAATTGTTAAAAAAGAAGATAAAAAAAGATCATGATTTAGCAATTTCATTATGGGAAACAAAAAATATGGATGCTATGACTTTAGCGACAATGATTTTAGATCCGAAGAAACTAACATCAGAACAGCTAAATAGGTGGGTTCAGGATGTTGATTATTATTGTTTAATGGACGTTTTTATGACAGCTATATGTACGTCGCCAATCGCGATAGAAAGAATGGAAGAATGGACAAAGTCTGATGATGAATGGATTGGAAGAGCTGGTTGGTCATTATTAGCGAATATTGCAATAAAAAATAAAACGTTAGACAATGACTTCTTCTTACCGTATTTAGAAGTGATTAAAGTTCATATACATAATGAAAAAAACAGAAAAAGAGAGGCAATGAATAGTGCATTAATTGCGATAGGGATTCGAAATGAAGCTTTAGAGCAACAAGCGATTGAAATTGCACGTGAAATTGGAAAAGTAGAAGTTGATCATGGTGCAACGTCATGTAAAACTCCAGATGCAGAACCATATATTAAAAAGGCACGAGAAAGAGCTGAAAAAAGGAAGGTAAAATAA
- a CDS encoding peptidoglycan-N-acetylglucosamine deacetylase, producing MHNGIRMTTLVKRALLICAGVLFTYEAAYGSTHIALASTEDEAKSVQLVSEIQTSLAPKEAPKHYNGQVRKVAYLTFDDGPGKYTAELLDMLKSENAKATFFLIGSNVKAFPDLVKHENAEGHYVGMHSMTHNYKKLYTEGHYVDEMKEDQGLIAGVLGKSPVLTRPAYGSMPGLNEALRNKVVENGLKVWDWTIDSLDWKYNKMPVDAASAKIVENVLHGATNPTEVILMHDIHPQSVKAIPGIIKGLKEKGYELEAYNENEHFPLNFWHDNRM from the coding sequence ATGCACAATGGAATTCGGATGACAACTTTAGTGAAAAGGGCTCTGTTGATTTGCGCTGGGGTATTATTTACATACGAAGCTGCTTATGGATCAACACATATCGCTCTAGCAAGTACAGAGGATGAAGCGAAATCTGTTCAACTTGTAAGTGAAATTCAAACGTCCCTTGCACCGAAAGAAGCTCCAAAGCACTATAACGGGCAAGTTAGAAAAGTCGCTTACTTAACATTTGACGATGGTCCTGGAAAATACACAGCTGAGCTTTTAGATATGTTAAAGAGTGAAAATGCAAAAGCAACATTCTTCCTAATTGGTTCAAATGTGAAAGCTTTCCCTGATCTTGTAAAACATGAAAATGCTGAAGGCCACTATGTTGGGATGCACAGTATGACCCATAACTACAAGAAGCTTTACACAGAAGGTCATTACGTTGATGAAATGAAAGAAGACCAAGGCTTAATCGCTGGTGTTCTAGGAAAATCACCAGTATTAACACGCCCTGCTTACGGCTCAATGCCAGGATTAAATGAAGCCCTTCGCAACAAAGTTGTCGAAAATGGTTTAAAAGTTTGGGACTGGACAATTGATTCATTAGACTGGAAATACAACAAAATGCCAGTAGACGCTGCATCTGCTAAAATCGTAGAAAACGTTCTACATGGTGCTACAAACCCAACAGAAGTTATTCTAATGCACGATATTCATCCACAATCAGTAAAAGCAATACCTGGTATAATTAAAGGATTGAAAGAAAAAGGATATGAATTAGAAGCTTATAATGAGAACGAACACTTCCCATTAAACTTCTGGCATGATAATCGTATGTAA
- a CDS encoding PadR family transcriptional regulator, whose product MNFQNEKISLHLEVVNYQYKDAKDECDRNWLRVKAKLSEENKVFETMDPFLQTYDLQYMIKWFESLPNPTYNELDFIEPNLAFEFMGEKSGEFNIVIRLSLELNPAWCKEEEYEFSIGITQEDRENIIRSIEEQQRKFPKR is encoded by the coding sequence ATGAATTTTCAAAATGAAAAAATATCACTACATTTAGAGGTTGTAAATTACCAATATAAAGATGCAAAAGACGAGTGTGATAGAAATTGGCTAAGAGTAAAGGCGAAACTATCAGAAGAAAATAAAGTTTTTGAAACGATGGATCCTTTTTTACAAACTTACGACTTACAGTACATGATAAAATGGTTTGAATCTTTACCAAACCCTACATATAACGAACTAGATTTCATAGAACCAAATTTAGCGTTTGAATTTATGGGGGAAAAATCAGGGGAGTTTAACATTGTTATTCGCTTATCGCTGGAACTTAACCCCGCATGGTGTAAGGAAGAAGAGTACGAATTTTCTATCGGTATAACTCAAGAGGATAGAGAGAATATTATTCGTTCTATAGAAGAGCAACAAAGGAAATTCCCAAAACGATAA
- a CDS encoding PTS ascorbate transporter subunit IIC codes for MFDLIMKDILGQPAILVGLFAMCGLLLQKKNFADTVSGTLKTIMGFVVLGGGATILIGALDVFGKIFDKAFHIKGIIPNNEAVVAIAQQTLGTETALIMVFGMIANLLIARFTRFKYVFLTGHHTLFMACLISAVFSTTGMKGASLVIIGSIILGLLMVIFPALLQPYVRKITGMDDIAIGHFGSVGYLAAGFVGSKFGNKEKSTEQIKVPKSLGFLRDTSVSMSLTMAILFFIVAPFAGENFIETELSNGQNYLVYSFMQAITFAAGVYIILAGVRMLIAEIVPAFKGIADKLVPNAKPALDCPTIFPFAPNAVIIGFLISFIAGLLSMFILPFIGLSVIVPGLIPHFFTGATAAVFGNATGGRRGAILGAFVNGLLISFLPAILLPILGGLGFENTTFGDSDFAVVGILISEIAKLLGNIF; via the coding sequence ATGTTTGATTTAATAATGAAGGATATTTTGGGACAGCCTGCAATATTAGTTGGATTGTTTGCTATGTGTGGTTTACTATTGCAAAAAAAGAATTTTGCAGATACAGTTTCAGGAACATTAAAAACAATTATGGGCTTCGTCGTTTTAGGAGGCGGAGCCACTATATTAATAGGAGCTTTAGATGTTTTTGGTAAAATATTTGATAAAGCATTCCATATTAAAGGGATTATTCCAAATAACGAAGCAGTTGTTGCGATAGCACAGCAAACTTTAGGAACAGAAACGGCATTAATTATGGTATTTGGGATGATTGCTAATTTACTAATTGCACGATTTACAAGATTTAAATATGTATTTTTAACCGGTCATCATACCTTATTCATGGCATGTTTAATTTCAGCTGTATTTTCAACTACAGGGATGAAAGGCGCTTCACTAGTTATTATTGGATCCATTATTCTAGGATTACTTATGGTCATTTTTCCAGCCCTACTTCAACCGTATGTTAGAAAAATTACGGGAATGGATGATATCGCAATTGGTCATTTCGGTTCAGTTGGGTATTTAGCAGCAGGATTTGTTGGTAGTAAATTTGGGAATAAGGAAAAATCTACAGAACAAATTAAAGTACCGAAGTCATTAGGTTTTTTACGTGATACATCAGTTTCTATGTCATTAACAATGGCTATTTTATTCTTTATTGTTGCACCATTTGCTGGGGAAAACTTTATCGAAACAGAATTAAGTAACGGACAAAATTATCTCGTGTATTCATTCATGCAAGCAATTACATTTGCTGCGGGTGTATATATTATTCTAGCTGGTGTCCGTATGTTGATTGCAGAAATTGTCCCCGCATTTAAAGGGATAGCAGATAAACTTGTACCAAACGCCAAACCAGCATTAGATTGTCCAACAATCTTTCCATTCGCGCCAAATGCAGTTATTATTGGTTTTTTAATAAGTTTTATTGCTGGATTACTATCTATGTTTATTCTTCCGTTTATCGGCTTAAGTGTAATAGTGCCAGGATTAATCCCTCATTTCTTCACAGGGGCAACAGCTGCTGTATTTGGAAATGCAACTGGAGGAAGACGAGGAGCAATACTTGGAGCTTTTGTAAATGGGTTATTAATCTCATTCCTACCAGCCATATTACTACCTATATTAGGTGGATTAGGATTTGAAAATACAACATTCGGTGATTCTGACTTTGCTGTTGTTGGTATTTTAATTAGTGAGATTGCAAAATTGCTAGGAAATATTTTCTAA
- a CDS encoding PTS sugar transporter subunit IIB, translating into MKKVLVVCGNGLGSSFIIEMNVKKILTELGLQAEVSHTDLASSKSEQADLYLGAKDIICNLEDGTRTVAGLTNILDLNEIKEALQKHLM; encoded by the coding sequence ATGAAAAAAGTATTAGTTGTATGTGGAAATGGATTAGGAAGTAGTTTTATTATAGAAATGAATGTAAAGAAAATATTAACTGAACTTGGTTTGCAAGCTGAAGTTTCTCATACGGATTTAGCATCAAGTAAATCAGAACAAGCAGATCTATATTTAGGTGCGAAAGATATCATTTGCAACCTTGAAGATGGTACTCGCACAGTTGCTGGATTAACAAACATTCTAGATTTAAATGAAATTAAAGAGGCATTACAAAAACACCTGATGTAG